The following coding sequences lie in one Maribacter forsetii DSM 18668 genomic window:
- a CDS encoding VCBS repeat-containing protein — MHRLFSFLILLILVFSCSTQEEKLFTKLEANVTGIKFKNILKETEAFNVLEYGYLYNGGGVSVGDLNNDGLPDIYFTGNMVGSRLYINKGNFEFDEIAEKAGVFAEGLWNTGTTMADVNGDGLLDIYVCRSAAPSPKMRKNLLFINNGDLTFTESASKYGLANSGYSTQASFFDYDKDGDLDVYILNHSTQEYAGFGQITASLKNKQNSAYSDKLYRNDNGKFKDVSSNVGLVSNILGFGLGVAISDINNDGWPDIYVSNDYNEQDYLYINNKNGSFTESLEKYIGHTSLFSMGSDIADINNDGYMDIITLDMLPEGNYRQKMVSGPDNYDKYQLLVNSGFYNQTMRNMLQLNNNGESFSEIGQFSGISNTDWSWASLFADLDNDGYKDVFITNGYKRDYTNMDFINFAVQEKLKENKTGKQTAIMELLETSPATIEENYTYHNNGDLTFSKVNSKWGLDKKSLSNGAAYADLDNDGDLDLIVNNIEAEAFIYRNNSEKLKVHNYLRIRLKGEGLNTFGIGSRISVTTNTQVLTQEVMPTRGYQSSVDNTVVFGLGKNDTIRELTITWPDFKEQKLHNISSNQTIKLQQIDAQKSTTIIETDTTRYFVDMSIDSLIPFKHQENNFIDFKTEQLLLHKLSIQGPKMAKGDVNGDGLDDLFIGGAKGQSGQVLIQHKNGEFNIALTDLVDDAISEDTNALFFDADNDKDLDLYVVSGGNEFKQNAAELQDRLYLNNGKGKFTKLSNALPNMKTSGAVVRANDVDNDGDLDLFVGGRLVPGKYPTAPKSYLLQNDGKGHFTDVTTSINEKLNQLGMITDAIWSDFSGDGVDDLIVVGEFMAIRLFENDKGKLNEIKNTILNNAKGWWNTIKSGDFDNDGDIDYIVGNFGLNSQLKATEEEPIQLYVKDFDKNGSLDPILTSYIQGESYPIFSKDDLIGQLSYLKGKYINYSDYADQKISDIFTAEELINANILEANYFASSYIENLGNNNFTITPLPASIQFAPIYGILINDFNKDGNLDVLMAGNFFGTRVKYGRYDANKGSLLLGDGNGNFSVIDQKKSGLNINGEVRDIQSIINAYKEPIIIFSRNNQIPKTYKLNF; from the coding sequence ATGCATAGGTTATTTTCTTTCCTTATTTTACTCATTCTAGTCTTTTCATGTTCCACACAAGAAGAAAAGCTTTTCACCAAATTAGAAGCTAATGTCACAGGTATAAAGTTCAAGAATATTCTAAAAGAAACAGAAGCATTCAATGTTTTAGAATATGGTTATTTATATAATGGTGGCGGCGTATCAGTTGGCGATTTAAATAATGATGGTTTACCAGATATTTACTTTACCGGTAATATGGTAGGTAGTAGATTGTATATAAATAAAGGAAATTTTGAATTTGATGAAATAGCAGAAAAAGCAGGTGTATTTGCAGAAGGTCTTTGGAATACAGGCACAACAATGGCAGATGTAAATGGCGACGGATTGTTAGACATATATGTGTGTAGGTCTGCCGCCCCTAGTCCTAAAATGCGTAAAAATTTGTTATTTATAAATAATGGCGATTTAACCTTTACAGAAAGTGCATCCAAATATGGTTTAGCAAATTCAGGCTATTCTACACAGGCTTCCTTTTTTGATTATGATAAAGATGGAGATTTAGATGTTTATATACTTAATCATTCCACACAAGAATATGCTGGTTTTGGTCAAATTACAGCTTCATTAAAAAACAAACAAAATAGTGCCTATTCCGATAAATTGTATCGTAATGATAATGGCAAGTTTAAAGACGTGAGCTCTAACGTTGGTTTAGTCTCTAACATTTTAGGTTTCGGCTTAGGGGTTGCCATTTCTGATATTAATAACGACGGCTGGCCAGATATTTATGTATCCAACGATTATAACGAACAAGACTACCTTTATATCAATAACAAAAATGGTTCGTTTACTGAAAGTCTTGAGAAATATATTGGGCATACATCACTATTTTCTATGGGTTCAGACATAGCAGATATCAATAATGATGGATATATGGATATCATTACACTGGATATGCTGCCAGAAGGTAATTACCGCCAAAAAATGGTTTCTGGTCCAGATAATTATGACAAATACCAACTGCTAGTCAACTCAGGTTTTTACAACCAAACGATGCGTAATATGCTTCAACTAAATAACAATGGAGAATCGTTTTCAGAAATAGGGCAATTTTCTGGTATATCAAATACAGATTGGAGCTGGGCTTCTCTTTTTGCAGATTTGGATAATGACGGTTATAAAGATGTTTTTATTACCAATGGATACAAAAGAGATTACACCAACATGGACTTCATCAACTTTGCTGTCCAAGAAAAATTAAAAGAGAATAAAACAGGAAAGCAAACTGCTATCATGGAGTTATTGGAAACCTCTCCTGCTACAATAGAAGAAAATTACACGTATCATAACAATGGTGATCTTACTTTTTCGAAAGTAAATTCAAAATGGGGATTAGATAAAAAATCACTCTCTAATGGAGCTGCATATGCAGATTTAGACAATGATGGTGATTTAGATTTAATAGTTAATAACATAGAGGCAGAAGCTTTTATTTATCGAAATAATAGCGAAAAATTAAAAGTGCACAACTATTTAAGAATACGATTAAAAGGTGAAGGTTTAAATACATTTGGTATTGGTTCAAGAATATCTGTAACCACTAATACTCAAGTGTTAACCCAAGAAGTAATGCCTACAAGAGGTTACCAATCTTCTGTAGATAATACGGTTGTTTTTGGTTTAGGAAAAAATGATACTATACGGGAGCTAACTATTACTTGGCCAGATTTTAAAGAACAAAAACTGCATAATATATCTAGTAACCAAACCATAAAATTACAACAAATTGATGCCCAAAAATCCACTACAATTATAGAAACTGATACTACAAGATATTTTGTAGACATGTCCATAGATAGTCTTATTCCTTTTAAACATCAAGAAAACAATTTTATAGATTTTAAAACAGAACAATTATTACTACATAAACTATCTATTCAAGGCCCTAAAATGGCAAAAGGAGATGTTAATGGTGATGGTCTAGATGACTTGTTTATAGGTGGAGCCAAAGGACAATCAGGACAAGTATTAATACAGCATAAAAATGGTGAATTCAATATTGCTCTAACCGATTTAGTAGATGACGCAATATCAGAAGATACAAATGCGCTCTTTTTTGATGCGGATAATGATAAAGATTTAGATTTATACGTAGTTAGTGGTGGTAATGAATTTAAACAGAATGCTGCAGAATTACAAGATAGACTGTACCTAAATAATGGTAAAGGTAAATTTACAAAATTGAGCAATGCACTACCAAACATGAAAACAAGCGGTGCTGTTGTCCGTGCTAACGATGTTGACAATGATGGAGATTTAGACTTGTTCGTTGGTGGAAGATTAGTGCCTGGCAAATACCCAACAGCTCCAAAAAGTTATCTACTACAGAATGATGGAAAAGGTCATTTTACAGATGTTACAACATCTATAAATGAAAAATTAAATCAATTAGGGATGATTACAGATGCCATTTGGAGTGATTTTAGCGGAGATGGTGTTGATGATTTAATAGTGGTTGGCGAATTTATGGCCATTCGTTTATTCGAGAACGATAAAGGGAAATTAAATGAAATCAAAAACACCATTCTTAACAATGCCAAAGGGTGGTGGAATACTATCAAATCTGGTGATTTTGATAATGATGGAGATATTGATTATATCGTTGGTAATTTCGGTTTAAACTCACAATTAAAAGCTACAGAAGAAGAACCAATACAATTATATGTCAAAGATTTTGATAAAAACGGTTCACTAGACCCTATATTAACTTCGTACATACAGGGGGAAAGTTATCCTATTTTCTCTAAGGATGATTTAATTGGTCAACTGAGCTATTTAAAAGGAAAGTACATTAATTACTCAGATTACGCGGACCAAAAAATTTCAGATATTTTCACTGCAGAAGAATTAATAAACGCCAATATACTAGAAGCCAATTATTTTGCTAGTAGTTATATAGAAAACCTTGGTAATAATAATTTTACAATAACACCCTTACCCGCTTCTATCCAATTTGCGCCTATATACGGCATTCTTATAAATGACTTTAATAAAGATGGTAACTTAGATGTACTTATGGCTGGTAATTTTTTCGGCACTCGAGTAAAATATGGTAGATATGATGCCAATAAAGGCAGCCTTCTCTTAGGTGATGGAAATGGAAATTTTAGTGTTATTGACCAAAAGAAAAGCGGACTTAATATAAACGGGGAAGTAAGAGACATACAATCTATCATCAACGCATATAAAGAACCTATTATCATATTTTCAAGAAACAATCAAATTCCTAAAACATATAAACTCAATTTTTAA
- a CDS encoding SusD/RagB family nutrient-binding outer membrane lipoprotein yields MKNISLLLGLVLLLAGCTGDFEETNTDPLSFAIPAIEESELLQGQAFAQAQYTTMFGEDWRFQIGENLFADIWCQYYATTASGFDSDRYVQVGGWADLAWTSFYEESLPQIILVEDATEATGNVVGNAMIKIWKVNAFHRITDYWGPIPYLEVGNTELEAIPYDSQEDIYRSFFVTLDEAVEQLNANLDQVAFTSGDRTYGGDPAKWLTFANSLRLRLALRVKYVDPVLAKTEAEKAVAAGVFITNDENAYVSVDEINRNPLETITDWGEFRMSATMESILEGYEDPRLPQYFAPAIEGDSDGDGSSYEGLLNGQTKVSLETSKNASHSDLATKYIDVALGGENPPIEVLTAAEVYFLRAEGALEGWAMGGSAEELYGLGITTSMEHRAVGDATSIAAYIASTNTPIAFEAGAEPVANIPVAFGTDPEIQLEQIITQKWLALYPNGWEAWAELRRTGYPKQYARVQSENSDVAADEIMRRMVYVSSQFDTNFESVSTAINGTELNGADNNNTKLWWDKK; encoded by the coding sequence ATGAAAAATATAAGTTTATTACTTGGTCTGGTCTTGCTTCTAGCAGGCTGTACCGGTGATTTTGAAGAAACAAATACAGACCCGTTGTCTTTTGCTATACCAGCAATTGAAGAAAGTGAATTATTACAAGGTCAAGCTTTTGCACAAGCACAGTATACTACTATGTTTGGTGAAGATTGGAGATTTCAAATTGGTGAAAATCTTTTTGCTGATATCTGGTGTCAGTATTATGCAACTACAGCATCAGGTTTTGATTCGGACCGATATGTACAAGTAGGTGGCTGGGCCGATTTGGCTTGGACTTCTTTTTATGAAGAGTCTTTACCTCAAATAATTTTAGTAGAAGATGCTACTGAGGCTACAGGTAATGTAGTAGGTAATGCAATGATTAAAATATGGAAAGTAAATGCTTTTCATAGAATTACAGATTACTGGGGACCAATTCCATATTTAGAAGTTGGTAATACAGAATTAGAAGCCATACCTTACGATTCTCAAGAGGATATTTACAGAAGTTTCTTTGTAACTCTTGATGAAGCCGTTGAACAACTAAATGCCAATTTAGATCAAGTTGCTTTTACTAGTGGAGACCGCACTTATGGTGGTGACCCAGCAAAATGGCTAACCTTCGCAAATAGCCTTCGTCTACGTTTAGCTTTAAGAGTTAAATATGTAGATCCGGTATTAGCGAAGACTGAAGCTGAAAAAGCTGTAGCTGCAGGTGTATTTATTACAAATGATGAGAATGCATACGTATCTGTAGATGAGATAAACAGAAACCCATTGGAGACTATTACAGACTGGGGAGAATTTAGAATGAGTGCAACTATGGAAAGTATTTTAGAAGGATACGAAGATCCACGTTTACCACAATACTTCGCTCCTGCAATAGAAGGTGATAGTGATGGCGATGGTAGTTCTTATGAAGGGTTGTTGAACGGACAAACTAAAGTTTCATTAGAGACTAGCAAAAATGCTAGCCATTCTGACCTTGCTACTAAATATATCGACGTTGCCTTAGGTGGTGAAAATCCTCCAATAGAAGTACTAACAGCTGCAGAAGTATACTTTTTACGTGCAGAAGGTGCCTTAGAAGGTTGGGCAATGGGCGGCAGCGCAGAAGAGCTTTACGGCTTAGGAATTACAACTTCTATGGAGCATAGAGCAGTTGGTGATGCTACTTCTATTGCTGCATATATAGCTAGTACCAATACACCTATAGCTTTTGAAGCAGGTGCAGAACCGGTAGCTAATATACCTGTAGCATTTGGCACAGATCCGGAAATACAATTAGAGCAAATTATTACTCAAAAATGGTTAGCATTATACCCTAATGGTTGGGAAGCTTGGGCAGAACTTAGAAGAACAGGTTACCCAAAACAATATGCTCGTGTACAATCTGAAAATTCAGATGTTGCTGCAGATGAAATTATGAGAAGAATGGTATATGTTTCTTCTCAATTTGATACAAACTTTGAATCTGTATCAACAGCTATTAATGGTACAGAACTTAACGGAGCTGACAATAATAACACCAAACTTTGGTGGGATAAAAAATAA